One genomic window of Lolium perenne isolate Kyuss_39 unplaced genomic scaffold, Kyuss_2.0 unplaced35, whole genome shotgun sequence includes the following:
- the LOC139834328 gene encoding putative ATP synthase protein YMF19 has translation MPQLDKLTYFSQFFWLCILLFTFYILLFNNNNGILGISRILKLRNQLLSHRGNKIQSKDPKNLEDISRKGFSTGLSYMYSSLSEVSQWCKTVDYLGKRNKITLISDFGEISGSRGMERQILYLISKSSYNTSSSRITCWKNIMLTHVPHGQGSII, from the coding sequence ATGCCTCAACTTGATAAATTGACTTATTTCTCACAATTCTTCTGGTTATGCATTCTCCTCTTTACTTTTTATATTCTCTTATTTAATAATAATAATGGAATACTTGGAATTAGCAGAATTCTCAAACTACGGAACCAACTGCTTTCGCACCGGGGGAACAAGATCCAGAGCAAGGACCCTAAGAATTTGGAAGATATCTCAAGAAAAGGTTTTAGCACAGGTCTCTCATATATGTACTCCAGTTTATCCGAAGTATCCCAATGGTGTAAGACCGTCGACTATTTGGGAAAAAGGAATAAAATAACTCTGATCTCTGATTTCGGAGAAATAAGTGGCTCACGAGGAATGGAGAGACAGATTCTCTATTTGATCTCGAAGTCCTCATATAACACTTCTTCCAGTCGGATCACTTGTTGGAAAAACATAATGCTCACACATGTTCCACACGGACAAGGAAGCATAATATAA
- the LOC139834335 gene encoding LOW QUALITY PROTEIN: uncharacterized protein (The sequence of the model RefSeq protein was modified relative to this genomic sequence to represent the inferred CDS: deleted 3 bases in 2 codons; substituted 1 base at 1 genomic stop codon), with translation MGGLVIYCAFLLRTFWYVLPPNYRSDPPDQKLNSALLLSRRTYPPRDSWNFRFXIRPFFAGTKSPLTTNQQTSSSGWVLPGRSKQELTPRRRRPSWAAVSRSRGRSAPCPRRWVICSHTMLLQLFFEGLAGERSQSAAENKTASERTFVRFFSTKHRSLRRTVGRWLPKETPIRSAPRLGGIYLIPITRRGSP, from the exons ATGGGTGGGTTGGTTATATACTGCGCCTTCCTTCTTCGAACCTTTTGGTATGTATTGCCCCCTAACTATAGATCAGATCCACCGGACCAGAAACTCAATTCCGCACTGCTGCTGAGTCGTCGGACTTATCCACCT AGGGATTCGTGGAATTTCCGTTTTTGAATT CGCCCTTTTTTTGCGGGTACTAAGAGTCCTCTCACTACCAACCAGCAGACATCATCATCTGGCTGGGTCTTGCCG GGGAGATCAAAACAAGAACTCACGCCTAGACGACGACGCCCGTCCTGGGCTGCAGTAAGTAGATCGAGAGGTCGTTCCGCCCCTTGTCCCCGAAGATGGGTAATATGTTCTCATACAATGTTGCTCCAACTTTTTTTC GAGGGCCTAGCTGGCGAGCGATCCCAGTCCGCGGCAGAGAACAAGACAGCAAGCGAGCGTACCTTTGTTCGCTTCTTTTCCACCAAGCACAGAAGTTTAAGGAGAACTGTAGGTCGGTGGCTACCTAAGGAAACTCCGATTCGATCCGCCCCCCGGCTGGGAGGCATCTACCTCATCCCGATCACAAGGAGAGGTTCACCATGA
- the LOC139834326 gene encoding ATP synthase subunit alpha, mitochondrial yields MEFSPRAAELTTLLESRMTNFYTNFQVDEIGRVVSVGDGIARVYGLNEIQAGEMVEFASGVKGIALNLENENVGIVVFGSDTAIKEGDLVKRTGSIVDVPAGKAMLGRVVDALGVPIDGKGALSDHERRRVEVKAPGIIERKSVHEPMQTGLKAVDSLVPIGRGQRELIIGDRQTGKTAIAIDTILNQKQMNSRGTNESDTLYCVYVAIGQKRSTVAQLVQILSEANALEYSILVAATASDPAPLQFLAPYSGCAMGEYFRDNGMHALIIYDDLSKQAVAYRQMSLLLRRPPGREAFPGDVFYLHSRLLERAAKRSDQTGAGSSTALPVIETQAGDVSAYIPTNVISITDGQICLETELFYRGIRPAINVGLSVSRVGSAAQLKAMKQVCGSSKLELAQYREVAAFAQFGSDLDAATQALLNRGARLTEVPKQPQYEPLPIEKQIVVIYAAVNGFCDRMPLDRISQYEKAILTTINPELQKSFLEKGGLTNERKMEPDASLKESALPYL; encoded by the coding sequence ATGGAATTCTCACCTAGAGCTGCGGAACTCACGACTCTATTAGAAAGTAGAATGACCAACTTTTACACGAATTTTCAAGTGGATGAGATCGGTCGAGTGGTCTCAGTTGGAGATGGGATTGCACGTGTTTATGGATTGAACGAGATTCAAGCTGGAGAAATGGTGGAATTTGCCAGCGGTGTGAAAGGAATAGCCTTGAATCTTGAGAATGAGAATGTAGGTATTGTTGTCTTTGGTAGTGATACCGCTATCAAAGAAGGAGATCTTGTCAAGCGCACTGGATCTATTGTGGATGTTCCTGCGGGAAAGGCCATGTTAGGCCGTGTGGTCGACGCCTTGGGAGTACCTATTGATGGAAAAGGGGCTCTAAGCGATCACGAACGAAGACGTGTCGAAGTGAAAGCCCCAGGGATTATTGAACGTAAATCTGTGCACGAACCCATGCAAACAGGCTTAAAAGCTGTGGATAGCCTGGTTCCTATAGGCCGTGGTCAACGAGAACTTATAATCGGGGACAGACAAACTGGAAAAACTGCAATAGCTATCGATACTATATTAAACCAAAAGCAAATGAACTCAAGGGGCACAAATGAGAGTGATACATTGTATTGTGTCTATGTTGCGATTGGACAAAAACGCTCGACTGTGGCACAATTAGTTCAAATTCTTTCAGAAGCGAATGCTTTGGAATATTCCATTCTTGTAGCAGCCACCGCTTCGGATCCTGCTCCTCTGCAATTTCTGGCCCCATATTCAGGGTGTGCCATGGGGGAATATTTCCGCGATAATGGAATGCACGCATTAATTATATATGATGATCTAAGTAAACAGGCGGTGGCATATCGACAAATGTCATTATTGTTACGCCGACCACCAGGCCGTGAGGCTTTCCCAGGGGATGTTTTCTATTTACATTCCCGTCTCTTAGAAAGAGCCGCTAAACGATCGGACCAGACAGGTGCAGGTAGCTCGACTGCGTTACCCGTGATTGAAACACAAGCTGGAGACGTATCGGCCTATATCCCCACCAATGTGATCTCCATTACAGATGGACAAATCTGTTTGGAAACAGAGCTCTTTTATCGCGGAATTAGACCAGCTATTAACGTTGGCTTATCCGTAAGTCGCGTCGGGTCTGCCGCTCAGTTGAAAGCTATGAAACAAGTCTGCGGTAGTTCAAAACTGGAATTGGCACAATATCGCGAAGTGGCCGCCTTCGCTCAATTTGGGTCAGACCTTGATGCTGCGACTCAGGCATTACTCAATAGAGGTGCAAGGCTTACAGAAGTGCCCAAACAACCACAATATGAACCACTTCCAATTGAAAAACAAATTGTTGTGATTTATGCTGCTGTCAACGGCTTCTGTGATCGAATGCCACTAGACAGAATTTCTCAATATGAAAAAGCCATTCTAACTACTATTAATCCAGAATTACAAAAATCCTTCTTAGAAAAAGGTGGCTTAACTAACGAAAGAAAGATGGAACCTGATGCTTCTTTAAAAGAAAGCGCTTTGCCTTACCTTTGA
- the LOC139834329 gene encoding NADH-ubiquinone oxidoreductase chain 1, producing MAFVQRRKGPDVVGSFGLLQPLADGLKLIIKEPISPSSANFSLFRMAPVATFMLSLVAWAVVPFDYGMVLSDPNIGLLYLFAISSLGVYGIIIAGWSSKTGGGRSVAYDIRTNWSKMGLCRRC from the coding sequence ATGGCTTTTGTGCAACGTCGAAAGGGTCCTGATGTAGTGGGATCGTTCGGATTGTTACAACCTCTAGCAGATGGTTTGAAATTGATTATAAAAGAACCTATTTCACCAAGTAGTGCTAATTTCTCCCTTTTTAGAATGGCTCCAGTGGCTACATTTATGTTAAGTCTGGTCGCTTGGGCCGTTGTACCTTTTGATTATGGTATGGTATTGTCAGATCCGAACATAGGGCTACTTTATTTGTTTGCCATATCTTCGCTAGGTGTTTATGGAATAATTATAGCAGGTTGGTCTAGTAAGACGGGGGGCGGCCGTTCGGTCGCCTATGATATACGGACCAATTGGTCAAAAATGGGTTTGTGCCGCAGGTGTTGA